The genomic stretch CCTCCGACGGAGTGGCGGTTGAGCATCTCGGCGACCCGGTGTTCCGTCACGGCCGCGATGTCCTGGAGCACGGCTCCTCCTCACCGCGCCTCTCCCGGAGGCGCTGTGCGCCGCCTACGGACGGCGGCTGTCACTGGCCCGGACCACCGAGACTGCCGGGCCCGCTGCCCGTGGGCGAGACGGGAACGCGCCGGATCGGGGCACTGCCCCACCCCGCGGCTTTGTTCCCTTCCGGATCGCACCGGTCGACTCGGTCGTCAAGGCGGGGGCCCGGCAGTCGCAGGAAGGCGAGCACACGTCCGTCAAGGGGCCGTACGGGCCACGGCTGGAGACGGCCGGCCCGATGTGACGTGGATGCCCGCATCGCCACAGTGGCAGGGCCAACGGGTCATGAACCCAGGCGAAGGAGGGGATCTTCCTGGAGACGGCACGCGACGCGCTCTCGCGCCCCTCCAGGAAAATCCCGGATACCGAGACGAAGGCCGGGCAAGCGGTGGGCAGGAGATCCGAGTCCGACGCGGAGGCCGCTGTGCGTCAGGCCCGGCGGCCGGGTTCCCTCCCCCGGGCCGCGTACCAGCGCGAGTTACTGCATCTGCAGACCGAGCTGGTCAAGGTCCAGGAGTGGGTGCGGGCCGAGGGCGCCCGGCTCGTGGTCGTCTTCGAGGGGCGGGACGCGGCCGGCAAGGGCGGTGTGATCAAGCGGGTGGCCGAGCACCTCAACCCGCGGGTCGCGCGGATCGTCGCGCTGCCCGCGCCGTCCGGCCGGGAGCGGGGGCAGTGGTACTTCCAGCGGTACGTGGAACGGCTGCCGACCGCGGGCGAGATCGTGTTGTTCGACCGCAGTTGGTACAACCGGGCCGGTGTCGAGCACGTCATGGGCTTCTGCGACGACGAGGAGTACCGGCGCTTCCTGCGCCAGTGCCCGGTGTTCGAGCGGATGCTGGTGGAGGACGGCATCCTGCTGCGCAAGTACTGGTTCTCGGTGAGCGACGCCGTACAGGAGCAGCGCTTCCGCAGCCGCCTGGAGGACCCGACGCGGCGCTGGAAGCTGTCGCCCATGGACCTGGAGTCCGTCACCCGGTGGGAGGCGTACTCCCGCGCCAAGGACACGATGTTCGCGCACACCGACATCCCCGAGGCCCCGTGGTACGTCGTCGAGAGCGACGACAAGCGACGGGCCCGCCTCAACATGATCGCGCACCTGCTGTCCACGCTCCCCTATCACGAGGTGCGGCAACCGGAACTCACGCTGCCGCCACGGCCGCCGTCCACCGGCTACCGGCGCCCGCCGAGGGAGTCCCAGACCCGTGTACCGGACCACCCCGTCCCTGACTGACGGTCCGGGCCGGTGACGGCGTGACCTGCGCCGAGTAACCCTCCGGCCGGGCCGAACGGCCCCTCGGCAGACGGGCCGCGGCGGCCCACTCTGAGGGGACAGGGACAGCGGACGGAGTTCCGCACCCGTCCCTGGTGAGGGGCAGGAGGCAGCCATGTGGGTCATCGGATTCGGTATCGGCGCCATCCTCTGGGGCGGCCTGACCATCATCGGCGGAACCGACAGCGCCGCGTTCCCGTGGCTCCTGATCTTCGTGGGCGTCATCGCGCTCACCGCCTCGGGCCTCTGGTACGGGCCGCACCGCCACCCCGGCGAGAGCGGGACGGTCCTTGAGGAGCGGCACTACTACAGTGACCCGCCCACTCATCACCGCCGGTGACTCCCGGGCCGGGCGGCGCGCACCAGGGCCGTTCGGCCCCCTCCCGGCCGGAGTTCTCCGGCCGACGATGAGGACACGGACCCCATGGGACGCTGCCGAGGAGGCGCTGATGTCCCGGAGTGCAGTTGCACCGGATGCGGTGATCTCGGCGACGGACGGGCTGGCCACGCTGGTCGGTGTCCTCGCCGAGGAACACACCGTCATCGGCCCCACCCCCCGCGACGGCGCGATCGTCCTCGCGGAGCTCTCCACGGCGGACGAGCTGCCGCACGGCTGCGGTGTGGAGACGGCGGCCGGCCGGTACCGGCTGGTGCGCCGCCCGGACGCGATGATCTTCGCGCACAGTGCCGGGCCGCAGTCGTGGAAGGCGTACCTGCACCCGCAGCGCGAGCGGCTGTGGACGGTGGACCGGGACGCGCGGGGCCGGCTCGCCTTCCGTGCGGAGGACGGCGAGCCGCCCGCGTACGCGTTCCTGGGCGTACGGCCGTGCGATCTGCGGGCCATTGCCATCCAGGACCGGGTGCTGGGCGGCGGACCGCACGCGGACACCGCCTACCGGCGCCGCCGCGACCGTACGTTCATCGTCGCCGTGGAGTGCACCGATCCCGGCGCCACCTGCTTCTGCACGTCGATGGGCACGGGCCCGGGCGTCGGGGAGGGCGGTCCGCCCGCGTACGACCTGGCGCTGACCGAGGTGCTGGACGAGGACGGGCACCGCTTCCGGGTACGGGCGGGGAGCCCGGCGGGTGAACGGGTACTGGCCCGGCTCCCCCGCCGTACCTGCGACCCGGCGACCCGGACCGCCGCCCGCGCGGCCGTCACGGCCGCCGCGGAGCACATGGAACGCGCCATGCCGCCGGTCGACCTGCACACCCTGATGGCCGGTTCACACGACGCCACCCGCTGGGACGACGTCGCCGCACGCTGCCTGACCTGCGGCAACTGCACGATGGTCTGCCCGACCTGTTTCTGCACCACCACCGAGGACGTCACCGATCTGACGGGCGACCACGCGGAGCGGTGGCAGCGCTGGGACTCCTGCTTCGACCTGGACTTCACCCACTTGCACGGCGGCCCGGTCCGCGCGTCCGCGCGCAGCCGCTACCGGCAGTGGCTCACCCACAAGCTCGGCACTTGGCACGACCAGTTCGGGGAGTCGGGCTGTGTCGGCTGCGGGCGCTGCATCGTGTGGTGCCCGGTCGGCATCGACATCACCGAGGAGGCCGCCGCCCTGCACGCGGAGGCCCGCAGCTCGCACGCCACCGATGAGGAGGCACCGTCATGACCACCAGGACCGGACTGAAGACCATGCTGTGTCAGCTGGACGCCCTCAGCGACGACCAGCGTGTGCGGCTGATGGGCCTGGCCCGCGAGGTGTCCTTCCGGGCGGGTGCGCGGCTTTTCGAGGAGCGCCGCGCCGCCGACCGGTTCTGGATCGTCCGGACCGGCAGCGTCGTCCTGGACCTCCACGTGCCCGGCCGCCGGGCCGCGGTGATCGAGACCCTGGGCCCCGGGGACCTGGTGGGCTGGT from Streptomyces albofaciens JCM 4342 encodes the following:
- the ppk2 gene encoding polyphosphate kinase 2, which encodes MRQARRPGSLPRAAYQRELLHLQTELVKVQEWVRAEGARLVVVFEGRDAAGKGGVIKRVAEHLNPRVARIVALPAPSGRERGQWYFQRYVERLPTAGEIVLFDRSWYNRAGVEHVMGFCDDEEYRRFLRQCPVFERMLVEDGILLRKYWFSVSDAVQEQRFRSRLEDPTRRWKLSPMDLESVTRWEAYSRAKDTMFAHTDIPEAPWYVVESDDKRRARLNMIAHLLSTLPYHEVRQPELTLPPRPPSTGYRRPPRESQTRVPDHPVPD
- a CDS encoding 4Fe-4S dicluster domain-containing protein produces the protein MSRSAVAPDAVISATDGLATLVGVLAEEHTVIGPTPRDGAIVLAELSTADELPHGCGVETAAGRYRLVRRPDAMIFAHSAGPQSWKAYLHPQRERLWTVDRDARGRLAFRAEDGEPPAYAFLGVRPCDLRAIAIQDRVLGGGPHADTAYRRRRDRTFIVAVECTDPGATCFCTSMGTGPGVGEGGPPAYDLALTEVLDEDGHRFRVRAGSPAGERVLARLPRRTCDPATRTAARAAVTAAAEHMERAMPPVDLHTLMAGSHDATRWDDVAARCLTCGNCTMVCPTCFCTTTEDVTDLTGDHAERWQRWDSCFDLDFTHLHGGPVRASARSRYRQWLTHKLGTWHDQFGESGCVGCGRCIVWCPVGIDITEEAAALHAEARSSHATDEEAPS
- a CDS encoding cyclic nucleotide-binding domain-containing protein: MTTRTGLKTMLCQLDALSDDQRVRLMGLAREVSFRAGARLFEERRAADRFWIVRTGSVVLDLHVPGRRAAVIETLGPGDLVGWSWLFPPRNWHLGAEAQSPVRAWEFDAEAVRRLCREDPKLGYALVLAVAEVIGHRLECARTRLLDLYGPYGSGLPR